The following DNA comes from Riemerella anatipestifer ATCC 11845 = DSM 15868.
CCACAGGACTACTTAGCGATACGAGTTTACAATCAGAATTTATTGATACTACTTCTTCTGAATGGAAACAATTTAAAATAGAAGCCGTTGCTCCAGAAGGTGCAGAAGTTGCTAGATTGTCTTTCAGAGTGTATAAAGGGAACGATGCTGCTGAAGGTGCGGTCTATATAGACGATTTTTTCTTTGCGGACAAAGAAACTCTTTCTGTAACGGATATTAAAGATTTCAATAATAGCGTAAAATTCAACACTTTAGCAGATGATGTATTAACATTTAGTTTACCAAATAAAGCTACTGTAAATATCTATTCTCTAGATGGTAAACTACTTTCTTCTAGTAGAGTATCTTCTGGAGAATCAATCAATATATCTCATCTAGCTAAAGGGAATTATATTGTAACCGTACAGGATAATTACAACAAAATCAGCAGAAAAATCATTAAAAAATAAAAATTATATTAAAAATGAAAAAATTACTCTCTCTAATTACTAGTATAATAGTTTCAGCTTGCATCAATGCTCAAGTTTTCCAAGAAAACTTTAATGACATTAATGGTACAGGTGGTAATGATGGTGTTTTTAGTGGTAATGTAGCCTCTGCACCTCTCAATTCTTATGGAGACTGGACTCTAAACAGAACTTACGAAGCTAATGCGTGTATTAAAATAGGAACAGGAAGTGGTTTAGGAAGTGTAACCACCCCAACTATCGCATTAACAGGAAACGGAAAACTTTCCTTTAAAGCAGCCGCTTGGGATACTAAAACAGAACAAACCTCTCTTAAAATTTCAGCAACTGGAGGAACTCTAAGTGTTTCAGAAGTTACATTAGACAAAGGAGCTTTTAAGAT
Coding sequences within:
- a CDS encoding T9SS type A sorting domain-containing protein — translated: MRKFYSLMAAVALVTTVSAQNLVQNPGLENWNDAGKAVDWFHDSNSSKADTKKHSGSFSGQIKSPSKGSNSMGMKDIAVTPGKTYVYSGWYLQETASTRVRHWGQWRTATGLLSDTSLQSEFIDTTSSEWKQFKIEAVAPEGAEVARLSFRVYKGNDAAEGAVYIDDFFFADKETLSVTDIKDFNNSVKFNTLADDVLTFSLPNKATVNIYSLDGKLLSSSRVSSGESINISHLAKGNYIVTVQDNYNKISRKIIKK
- a CDS encoding T9SS type A sorting domain-containing protein, giving the protein MKKLLSLITSIIVSACINAQVFQENFNDINGTGGNDGVFSGNVASAPLNSYGDWTLNRTYEANACIKIGTGSGLGSVTTPTIALTGNGKLSFKAAAWDTKTEQTSLKISATGGTLSVSEVTLDKGAFKIYTVDITNATGDLKITFEGFQAARSRFFLDDIVVTETTMSVSNINAKKINLVKNTVVDTQLLFGADADIKNGQLVKSAKVNNGGALNLSSLPKGVYIVSGEVNGEKVSQKIIKK